From the genome of Uranotaenia lowii strain MFRU-FL chromosome 1, ASM2978415v1, whole genome shotgun sequence, one region includes:
- the LOC129737895 gene encoding uncharacterized protein LOC129737895 — protein sequence MGTSGVNFTISTGLTTPGRNESGFRESPEPIDSVALIPATVSSRPGPEIDCGDGVLQPASAGKYTVPISFPLGDGILPSSEQLPSMPSGRRDYISIFYQNVGGINSCVNEYLLASSCCCHDVIALTETWLNARTFTSQVFSSDYVVFRCDRGPSNSLKSTGGGVLLAIKSTLQAVSIDDNSWDDLEIVWVRLDLGNRKLFVCVVYIPPDRTRDVSIADSFSSCLTKVTSLASPEDDILIIGDFNLPGIKWCPSQGGFLYPDPARSSFSAFSETIFDSLSTATLRQINSVENENGRMLDLCFVNEGIRTPTIELAPVPLVKLVRYHPALLISIEVSGLDISSRKPAAFFLDYKNADFQAISEVLDSVDWESELTLSDPNAAAETFSHVINYIIDRHVPKRLVNENSRAPWITKELRQMKTLKCKAFRYYNRHKTQDAKDHYRKLNAAYKKASCRCYRNYLTRLQRNFKNSPKSFWKHVKDQRREFGLPTNMFLEGETASSDLGICPLLPVWYNRGADVDVERAKRAPSFMLRLMLDAD from the exons ATGGGAACGTCGGGAGTAAACTTCACCATCTCTACTGGGTTAActacaccgggacgcaacgaatcAGGCTTTCGGGAGTCCCCTGAACccatcgactcagtcgcgctgattccagccACCGTcagcagtcgtcccggccctgagatcGATTGTGGTgacggggttctccagcctgcctCCGCAGGCAAGTACACAGTTCCGATTAGTTTTCCGCTTGGTGATGGAATTTTACCTTCCAGCGAACAACTACCCAGTATGCCTTCTGGACGGCGTGACTATATTAGCATTTTCTACCAAAACGTCGGTGGCATTAACTCTTGCGTTAATGAGTATTTGTTGGCCTCTTCCTGCTGCTGCCATGATGTTATTGCCCTAACCGAAACATGGCTAAACGCCAGGACCTTCACCAGTCAGGTTTTTAGTTCTGACTATGTCGTGTTTCGTTGCGATCGTGGCCCCAGTAACAGTCTGAAGTCAACCGGAGGCGGAGTTTTACTGGCCATCAAATCAACTTTGCAAGCTGTGTCTATCGACGACAATTCCTGGGATGATCTGGAAATTGTGTGGGTCCGCCTCGATCTCGGTAACCGGAAGCTCTTTGTGTGTGTGGTCTACATCCCTCCGGATCGTACACGAGATGTGAGTATTGCCGATTCGTTTTCCAGCTGCCTCACCAAAGTCACGTCGCTTGCCTCACCTGAAGACGACATATTAATCATCGGTGATTTCAATTTACCGGGTATCAAATGGTGTCCCTCTCAAGGCGGATTTTTATATCCTGACCCAGCTCGTTCCTCATTTTCGGCATTCTCCGAAACTATTTTTGACTCCTTAAGCACAGCCACACTCCGTCAGATCAATAGCGTCGAGAATGAAAACGGACGTATGCTTGATCTATGTTTCGTGAATGAAGGAATTAGAACACCGACAATTGAATTAGCTCCTGTGCCTTTGGTCAAATTGGTTCGTTATCATCCAGCTTTGCTCATCTCAATTGAAGTTTCCGGCTTGGATATTTCTTCTAGAAAACCAGCTGCATTCTTTCTCGATTATAAAAACGCAGACTTTCAAGCTATCTCTGAAGTGTTAGACTCTGTAGACTGGGAATCCGAGCTTACACTTTCTGATCCCAATGCCGCggctgaaactttttcacacgTCATCAATTACATTATTGATCGTCATGTTCCGAAACGTTTGGtgaatgaaaattcaagagCTCCCTGGATCACCAAAGAACTACGccagatgaaaactttaaaatgcaaagcCTTCCGCTATTATAATAGGCACAAAACACAAGACGCTAAAGACCATTACCGTAAACTTAATGCTGCGTATAAAAAAGCTAGCTGCCGATGCTATAGAAACTATCTGACGCGACTGCAACGAAACTTCAAGAATAGTCCTAAATCGTTCTGGAAACATGTCAAAGATCAGCGGAGAGAATTTGGACTTCCAACCAACATGTTCTTGGAGGGCGAAACTGCAAGTTCGGATCTCGGTATAT GTCCGCTGCTTCCGGTGTGGTACAATCGGGGCGCCGACGTCGATGTAGAGCGCGCCAAACGA
- the LOC129739742 gene encoding E3 ubiquitin-protein ligase CCNB1IP1-like: protein MGFDRDNLVCNARECFKQIETTAWITNCSHVFCDHHGKEIKLRRKGAAAFVCPACASHLREDGGLTERKLNTSTNFQALLLCGYHPETVMEIANNAITFWNFQKQQICINLERKVEYYRESIAKMKKTAAQDRAEAQSKIESLQQQLEQVLVHNSELQKAPTKRDSRGNHPRHCEKKRRMNDFL, encoded by the exons ATGGGCTTCGATCGGGATAATTTGGTGTGCAATGCACGTGAGTGTTTCAAACAAATCGAAACAACAGCGTGGATTACCAACTGTTCGCACGTGTTTTGCGACCATCACGGTAAGGAAATTAAGCTCCGCCGTAAAGGTGCTGCGGCTTTCGTTTGTCCGGCCTGTGCATCGCATCTTCGCGAGGACGGAGGGCTTACCGAAAGAAAGCTGAACACATCAACCAATTTCCAGGCg TTACTGTTGTGTGGTTATCATCCAGAAACGGTTATGGAAATAGCCAACAATGCGATAACGTTTTGGAATTTCCAAAAGCAGCAGATTTGCATTAACCTGGAGCGAAAGGTCGAATACTACCGCGAGTCTATCGCCAAGATGAAGAAAACGGCCGCCCAGGATCGGGCGGAAGCTCAATCGAAAATTGAAAGCCTCCAGCAGCAGCTGGAACAGGTCCTTGTGCATAACAGTGAACTGCAGAAAGCTCCTACCAAGCGAGACAGCCGGGGAAATCATCCACGCCATTGCGAAAAGAAACGTAGAATGAACGATTTTCTTTAA